The DNA segment GTGGGTGGCGGGCCATTCCTTTTCTGTACGGCGTGCTGCTGGTTCTGATGGGGCTGGCCGTGCTGATCTTTGCGCCCCATCAAGACCGCACGCCGGCACAGGGCCGTCCGCTCCAGGAGATGCTCGCGCCGCTGCGAAACGCGCGCGTGTGGCGCTTCGGGCTGTATTACGTGGTGTTCTTTGGGTCATATGTAGCGCTGGCTGCGTGGATGCCCAAATATTACGTGGACGTGTTCGGGCTGCCGCTCTACGAGGCGGCGCTGCTGACCGCGCTGTTCATCTTCCCGGCCAGCCTGCTGCGTCCGCTGGGCGGCTACCTCTCAGACCGCTACGGGGCACGGGCGGCCACCTACGGGGCCTTCGGGCTGATGGCTTTGGCCCTGCTGGTGATGAGCATGCCCAGCGGCCACATCGTGCTGTATCTGCCAGGAGCGGACGGCACAACCGTCACCCGCGACGTGATGCACTTCACGCTGGGCGTGTGGCCCTTCACGGCGCTGCTATTTCTTGTGGGCGTGGCGATGGGCATCGGCAAAGCGTCGGTGTACAAGCACATTCCCGAATACTTTCCCCGCGACGTGGGCGCGGTGGGCGGGCTGGTGGGCATGCTGGGCGGCCTGGGAGGCTTCTTACTCACGCCGCTGTTCGCCTACGCCAAATCCGCCACCGGCTTTCCGCAGAGTACCTTTATCGTCGTGCTGCTGATTACTCTCGTTGCCCTGGCCTGGATGCACCTGAGTATCATGCGGATGATGAACCGCGCCGCACCACACCTGCAAGACCGGATTGAGGCCCATCCGTGAGCGCCATTCTTGAGCCGCCGCCCCGGCTAGACGAGCTGCTGGCCCGAAGTGTCGCGCTGCACAACCACCTGTGTCCCCGCCAGATTCTCGGCGCACGCATGGGCCTACTGGCTGGTCAGGCGCTGGGCATGGCTGTGCCGCGTACCGACAAGAAACTGATGGTGCTGGCCGAGACCGACGGCTGCTTTGCCGATGGCCTCTCGGTGGCCACGGGCTGCTGGCTGGGCCGCCGCACATTGCGGCTGGTAGATCACGGCAAGGTGGCCGCGACGTTCGTGGAGGTGCGAACTGGACAGGCCGTGCGAATCGCGCCACACACCGATTTACGGGCGAGGGTGCGTGCGGGCCGCGCGGAAGGCGTGAAACGCTGGGATGCCTACATGGACGCGTACCAGACCTGGGAGGACCAAGACCTCTTTACTGTCATGCCCATTCGCCTGACCCTGGATCTGGCAGCCGTGATCAGCGTCAACGGCAAACGCGCCATCTGCGACGCCTGCGGAGAAGAAATCATCAACGAGCGTGAGGTACGTCAGGAAGAATCTGTGCTGTGCCGCGACTGCGCGGGGCAAGGGTACTGGCAGATGAAGTGATGTTCAGCCACAAATCGCCGCAGCGAGACTGGCTTCTGTCGGTGGTATTGTTCGAGCAAAATTGAAGCTGGTGGATTGGGCGGCTCAGAGTCATTCCTACCACGAACGCTCCGCGCAGACCTCCAACAGAGGATTGCCGCGGCATCCCGCCCAAGACGATCAGCGCAAGGAAGCGGCGTTCGATCTGAGTGATCTTTTTCCGCAGGCAGCGGGCATTTCCAATTGAGGCCACTTTTTCCAGTAATGACAATCGGGCCATCGTGACTATTTCAGGCTAAGGGGCAAAAGCGAAAACCCCGCGCCAGGCGGGGCCATCTGATCAGAACTTCTTGGAGCCAGTGATCCGGGTCGAACGGACGACCTACTGATTACGAATCAGTTGCTCTACCACTGAGCTACACTGGCCTGCTTTCTTTGCACAAGGCTCAGGGAGTATAGGCACGCCGCCACAGAGTGTCAAGGCAAATGCGCTTCCCGGAGCAACCTCATCCCGCCTATGCTGTCCAGCATGATCCAGCCGCCGCCCCATCCCTTCCAGACGGTCCACGGTACGCCGCAGTCACTGGACTGGCTCTGTCTGGCCCCCCACCCCGACGATGCCGAGATCGGCGCGGGCGGCACCCTGATCCGGCTGGCGCAGGCTGGGCGCGCGGTGGGCATTCTGGAACTCTCGCGCGGGGAACGGGGCACGCAGGGAACACCGGAAGTGCGGGTGGCCGAATGCGCGCAGGCAGCGGCCATCATGGGCCTGTGCTGGCGCGGCAATCTGGGCCTGGGCGACGGAGAGTTGACCGATACCCCCACTGCCGCGCATGCCCTGGCCGCCGCCCTGCGGGCCGTACGCCCGCGCGTGCTGCTGGTGCCGCACCACAAAGACCGCCACCCAGATCATTTCGGCACCTACCATCTGGCGCGGCGGGCAGTGCATCTGGCGCAGCTCCGCAAGGCCGATCTGGACGGCGAGCCGTGGCGCATTGCCAGAACGCTGCTGTACCAGGGAAACGCGGACATTCAACCTGATGTGCTGATTGATGTGGGGGGCGTGCAGGGGCAATGGGAGGCCGCCGTGCGCGCCCACGACAGCCAGTTTTCCGGCGAGGTGATTTCCGAGACGGTCACGCCCGAGATCATCGAGCGCCGCCGCGCCCGCCAGAGTTACTGGGGCACGCTGGCGCGCGTGCGCTACGCCGAAGCCTTCGAGGCCCAGGACCCGCTGCTGCTGGACCCGCTGGCCCTATAAAAAGCGGTGCTGTAAAAAACGGCCCTATAAACAGAGGCGCTGTAGGGGCGGATCAGTCCGCAGCTTCCGCCCGCACGCCCAACCCAAAGGCCGCATGCACGGCGCGGGTGGCGTCGTCCACCTGAGCGCCCTCGATGGCCACGCTGATGTTCAGCTCGCTGCTGCCCTGCGAGATCATCAGGATGTTGATGTCCTGGCCCGCCAGCGCCGTGAACAGCCGCGCCGAGACCCCTTTCTGGCCGCGCATGCCACTGCCCACGATGGCGAGGACCGCTACATCCGACTGGCGGTCCACCTTCAGTTCGCGGCTGACTCCGGCGCGTAGGGCGGCCAGGGTGCGCTCGGCGTCGCTGCTCTGCACAGCCAGCGAGACGTTGCTCATGGAGCTGCTCTGGGAGACCATCAGCAGGGTAATGTTCTCGCGGGCAATCGCGTCAAAGACGCTGGCGATCACCTCGGGGATGCCCAGCACGCCCGCGCCGCTGATGTTGATGATGGACACGTTGCGGATGGCGGTCACCGCCTTGACGGGCTGCCCAGCCTCGTCCTGGGCCTGGGCCTGCACCAGGGTGCCGGGAAAATCGGGATCAGCGGCGCTCTTGACCCGCAAGGGGATTCCACTTTCCTGCAATGGCGTGACCGCCAGCGGGTGCAGCACCTTCGCGCCAAAGTAGGCCAGCTCCATGACCTCGCCGTAGCTGAGGACTGTGATGTTGCGTGCGTCTTTAACTACGCGCGGATCGGCGCTCATCACGCCGTCCACATCCTTCCAGGCCCACACCTCGTTCGCGCCCAGCGCCTTGCCGATAATCGTGGCCGAGAAATCGGTGCCGCCGCGCCCCAGCGTGGTGATCGCGCCGCGTTCGGTCTCGCCCATGAAGCCGGACACCACGGGGGTGACTCCGGCGGCCAGCAGCCCGCTCAGACGGTCCTTGACGCGCTCGTAGGTCGTGGGCAGCGGCTTGGCGTTGCCAAAATGATGATCGGTCAGGATGCCCGCCTCGCCGCCGGTCAGGTGATGAGCGCGGAAGCCCTGGCCCTCCAGCGCCACAGCCATCAGCGGGGCCGAGAGGCGCTCACCGAAGGCCACGATCAGGTCCCGGCTGCGCGGGGTCAGTTCGCGCAGCAAGTACACGCCGTAGACCGCCTGACGCAGCATTTCGTGCATCTCGCGGATGTCGCGCACGGTGGGGCTGTCGGGGGCCGCGCCGAGTTCCTGGGCCGCCGTGAAGTGGCGGGTTCGCAGCGCAGCGATCTCGTCGTTGGCGGCGGCGATGTCCCCGGATTCGGCGGCGTCGGCCAGGGCCAGCAGGCCGTTGGTCACCCCGGCCATCGCAGAGACCACCACCACCACGCGCACGCCCGCCGAGAGGCTGCGGCCCGTCAGCGAGGCGCTGTGGCGAATGGCTCTGGCGTCCTGCATGTTGGTGCCACCAAATTTCATTACGAGAAGGGTGTCGCTCATGGGGGTCAGTATGGAGCGAGGCGAATGACCGGGGGAAAGGAAGTCTGGGCAGCCAACGAAAAGGGAGGGCGGATGCTCACCACGCTCCCCGCCGGATTCGGCTTCAGTGGTCTGAATGTTCCGTTCCGCTTCCGTGCGTTGGTGGAGCCTGACCCGACAGGGATGCTGTCACGCCCAGCACCGCCAGTAGCGTCAGCGCCTCGGCGGCCAGACGGGGGCGCACACCCTGACCTACGGCAAAAGCGCGGCGAACGACGATGGCGGCCAGCAGTGCCAACCCCACCAGCGCCACCTTGAGCAGCAGCGTGCGCCCATAGCCCGATGCGGGGAGTTGCAACAGGTTGCCCGCATGTTCCAGTGACATCCACACGCCACTGACGCCCAGCACCAGCACCGAACCAAGAGCGTAGGGCGTGAATCTACGGGCCAGGGCAGCCGTGGCTCCACGCCGCGTCAGCAGCGCGAAGACGCCGCCCACCCACAGGCACATCGCCCCGCCGTGCAGGGTGTGTAGGACGTAGACAAGCTGCCCGTGCGAGGCCCCGTGCCCAATTCCAGCCAGTCCCCACAGCAGCACACCTGAAGCGCCCAGCGTCGCCAGCCACGTCAGGTCCGCGATTTCGGCAGCCAGCAGGACTAACGCCCCGATCCACACAATCAGGACGGCGCGGCCCGCCACCGTACCCGTCAGGTAATCCAGAATGTCAGCAGGGGCGGTGAAGCCCAATGCGGCCAGGGTGGTGTACACGCCCAGACCGCCGCCCAGGATCAGCAGCGCCAGCCCTGCGCCCAGCCAGACCAACCCCGGATGCCCTGGCGTCAGCAGCCTCCGGGCAAAGGCACCACCCACCAGCAGTGCCGCGCCCAGGTACAGCAGCAGGTTGGGCAGCAATTCGGGTGTCATTTCACCGTAAAAACGTTCTGGCCCGTGACCGGGTGGCCGTCCTCAGACAGGATTTTCCAGGCGACAACGTATTTCCCGGCCTTCAAATCGGGCTTGA comes from the Deinococcus sp. AJ005 genome and includes:
- a CDS encoding nitrate/nitrite transporter gives rise to the protein MTTPTSPVPTTAEASASRRVLTLSTLAFTLMFAVWLMFGILGLPIRKEFGLSDVQLSWLSAVAVLNGSLWRLPAGIITDRLGGRRVMGAMLLLTAIPAFLIAYVQSYPMLLLLAFLVGFAGNSFSVGVAWNSVWFPRGQQGAALGVFGAGNVGASVTKFIGPAMIVAIPAAGLLGGLLPGGWRAIPFLYGVLLVLMGLAVLIFAPHQDRTPAQGRPLQEMLAPLRNARVWRFGLYYVVFFGSYVALAAWMPKYYVDVFGLPLYEAALLTALFIFPASLLRPLGGYLSDRYGARAATYGAFGLMALALLVMSMPSGHIVLYLPGADGTTVTRDVMHFTLGVWPFTALLFLVGVAMGIGKASVYKHIPEYFPRDVGAVGGLVGMLGGLGGFLLTPLFAYAKSATGFPQSTFIVVLLITLVALAWMHLSIMRMMNRAAPHLQDRIEAHP
- a CDS encoding FmdE family protein, translated to MSAILEPPPRLDELLARSVALHNHLCPRQILGARMGLLAGQALGMAVPRTDKKLMVLAETDGCFADGLSVATGCWLGRRTLRLVDHGKVAATFVEVRTGQAVRIAPHTDLRARVRAGRAEGVKRWDAYMDAYQTWEDQDLFTVMPIRLTLDLAAVISVNGKRAICDACGEEIINEREVRQEESVLCRDCAGQGYWQMK
- the bshB1 gene encoding bacillithiol biosynthesis deacetylase BshB1, with translation MIQPPPHPFQTVHGTPQSLDWLCLAPHPDDAEIGAGGTLIRLAQAGRAVGILELSRGERGTQGTPEVRVAECAQAAAIMGLCWRGNLGLGDGELTDTPTAAHALAAALRAVRPRVLLVPHHKDRHPDHFGTYHLARRAVHLAQLRKADLDGEPWRIARTLLYQGNADIQPDVLIDVGGVQGQWEAAVRAHDSQFSGEVISETVTPEIIERRRARQSYWGTLARVRYAEAFEAQDPLLLDPLAL
- a CDS encoding aspartate kinase — encoded protein: MSDTLLVMKFGGTNMQDARAIRHSASLTGRSLSAGVRVVVVVSAMAGVTNGLLALADAAESGDIAAANDEIAALRTRHFTAAQELGAAPDSPTVRDIREMHEMLRQAVYGVYLLRELTPRSRDLIVAFGERLSAPLMAVALEGQGFRAHHLTGGEAGILTDHHFGNAKPLPTTYERVKDRLSGLLAAGVTPVVSGFMGETERGAITTLGRGGTDFSATIIGKALGANEVWAWKDVDGVMSADPRVVKDARNITVLSYGEVMELAYFGAKVLHPLAVTPLQESGIPLRVKSAADPDFPGTLVQAQAQDEAGQPVKAVTAIRNVSIINISGAGVLGIPEVIASVFDAIARENITLLMVSQSSSMSNVSLAVQSSDAERTLAALRAGVSRELKVDRQSDVAVLAIVGSGMRGQKGVSARLFTALAGQDINILMISQGSSELNISVAIEGAQVDDATRAVHAAFGLGVRAEAAD
- a CDS encoding CopD family protein, whose product is MTPELLPNLLLYLGAALLVGGAFARRLLTPGHPGLVWLGAGLALLILGGGLGVYTTLAALGFTAPADILDYLTGTVAGRAVLIVWIGALVLLAAEIADLTWLATLGASGVLLWGLAGIGHGASHGQLVYVLHTLHGGAMCLWVGGVFALLTRRGATAALARRFTPYALGSVLVLGVSGVWMSLEHAGNLLQLPASGYGRTLLLKVALVGLALLAAIVVRRAFAVGQGVRPRLAAEALTLLAVLGVTASLSGQAPPTHGSGTEHSDH